The following are encoded in a window of Roseivirga misakiensis genomic DNA:
- a CDS encoding carboxypeptidase-like regulatory domain-containing protein yields MKNRALFVVTFLIVVLAEATVAQTEFLLKGSVIDSSTGGGLPFATIAYPKKSLGTTSDQDGNFQFFIPNALPSDSIVISFLGFKKRSIVIGEFEANKAYELIPEAKDLASVSVVANPKKFKLKPFMRQVIKTFNGNKNSDSHIAYAQYREMAFQNNEPIMYMESIGYSIYSTNKRWATYANYNFINEQTRAFVNDPTWFAYGENLGSITNDGVFSSGRSILRSYRVLETRGVLAENRFNKYRFKLDSSYVESNNEVLVIQFNSANDKGKLFVNSDNYQIQKIVYNSNYIWSNPFHRNLRADIHLSFTYINEVPYLKFGHVEYLRDGLRHITELQTLLQKDANLKLDDNLFGLVNAYGQNPIVVYDQDFWSSSTFSFDNAACTACTLIDLERLKPQFQKFTNRILVTGVNELTAKQKSDQQLIFDLIDRFR; encoded by the coding sequence ATGAAAAATAGAGCGCTCTTTGTGGTTACTTTTTTAATTGTGGTTTTAGCTGAGGCCACTGTTGCCCAGACAGAATTCTTATTGAAGGGAAGCGTTATAGACAGCTCAACTGGTGGTGGACTACCTTTTGCTACTATTGCCTACCCAAAAAAGAGCCTTGGAACTACCAGTGATCAAGACGGAAATTTTCAATTCTTCATTCCAAATGCGCTTCCTTCAGATTCTATAGTAATATCCTTTTTAGGCTTTAAAAAACGCTCGATAGTCATCGGAGAATTCGAAGCCAATAAAGCTTATGAGTTGATTCCAGAAGCTAAAGATTTGGCTTCGGTTAGCGTGGTGGCAAATCCTAAAAAATTCAAATTGAAGCCATTTATGCGCCAAGTCATCAAGACGTTTAACGGCAACAAGAATAGTGATTCTCATATAGCTTACGCGCAATACAGGGAAATGGCTTTCCAAAATAACGAGCCTATTATGTACATGGAGAGTATCGGCTACTCCATCTACTCGACAAATAAGCGCTGGGCCACTTATGCCAACTATAATTTCATAAATGAGCAAACCAGAGCCTTTGTCAATGATCCTACTTGGTTTGCTTATGGTGAAAATTTGGGCTCAATAACCAATGATGGAGTATTTTCTTCTGGTAGGAGTATTTTAAGAAGCTATCGCGTGTTAGAAACACGAGGTGTACTGGCCGAAAATCGGTTTAATAAGTACCGCTTTAAGCTAGATTCTAGTTATGTAGAATCGAATAATGAAGTTCTGGTCATACAATTCAATAGTGCCAATGATAAAGGGAAGCTATTTGTAAACAGCGATAACTATCAGATCCAGAAAATAGTCTACAATAGTAACTACATCTGGAGCAATCCCTTTCACCGAAATCTTAGAGCCGATATACATCTTTCATTCACTTACATTAATGAGGTACCCTATCTAAAGTTTGGCCACGTAGAATACCTGAGGGATGGACTTAGGCACATCACAGAGTTACAAACTTTGCTTCAAAAAGATGCCAACCTAAAGCTCGATGACAACCTGTTTGGACTCGTTAATGCTTATGGTCAGAACCCAATAGTAGTTTATGATCAGGACTTTTGGAGTAGTTCTACATTTTCTTTTGATAATGCAGCTTGTACTGCTTGTACCCTTATTGACCTTGAAAGATTGAAACCTCAGTTTCAAAAATTTACCAATAGGATATTGGTTACAGGTGTAAACGAATTGACTGCGAAACAAAAGAGCGATCAGCAATTGATATTTGACTTGATCGATCGATTTAGATAG
- a CDS encoding DUF6155 family protein yields the protein MSKRALVKYLQSLNKQELEDQVLDLYARFKPVQTYYNFVFNPKEDRLVEEAKLKIANEYFPLKRKRARARRSVAQKYIKQFLLLGLDPVLTAEVMLFNLETAQRFNAKKRINQDAFYKSMFNSFDQAISYIESNGLRAVFKDRIRDIVETAWDQEWYNAEGLENKVAS from the coding sequence ATGAGTAAAAGGGCGTTAGTGAAGTATTTGCAGTCATTGAATAAACAAGAGCTCGAAGATCAAGTATTGGACTTGTATGCCCGGTTCAAACCTGTCCAGACTTATTATAATTTCGTTTTTAATCCCAAAGAAGATAGGCTAGTAGAAGAGGCGAAGCTGAAAATAGCGAATGAGTATTTTCCGCTTAAAAGAAAGAGAGCTCGGGCCAGAAGATCAGTTGCCCAAAAGTACATAAAGCAGTTTCTTTTGCTCGGTTTAGATCCAGTGCTAACGGCAGAAGTTATGCTTTTCAATTTAGAAACTGCCCAGCGTTTCAACGCGAAAAAGCGCATTAATCAAGACGCTTTTTATAAAAGTATGTTTAACTCCTTTGATCAAGCCATATCATATATAGAATCCAATGGTTTGAGGGCGGTTTTCAAAGATCGGATCAGAGACATAGTAGAAACTGCTTGGGATCAAGAATGGTACAATGCCGAAGGTCTGGAAAACAAGGTAGCGAGTTGA
- a CDS encoding SCO family protein, producing the protein MKTKLLTILCVGLVASCANKKSTNSVESKTELPYYQEATFTPKWIAEDSPELEKFHKIPSFSLINQLGEIVTEKSLEGKIYVTDFFFTSCPGICPKMTTNMKLVQEAFLEDDNVMLLSHSVTPVMDSVSVLKSYADRNDIDAKKWQLLTGDRQVIYDLGRKSYFVEEDQGLEKTEDEFLHTENFVLIDQNRHIRGIYNGLNKVSVAQLIADIKTLKESLATEKSEQPF; encoded by the coding sequence ATGAAGACTAAGCTATTAACGATATTATGCGTGGGTTTAGTGGCATCTTGTGCCAACAAGAAATCTACTAATTCGGTCGAGTCAAAAACTGAATTACCTTATTATCAAGAGGCTACCTTTACCCCTAAATGGATAGCCGAGGATAGTCCTGAACTTGAAAAGTTCCATAAGATTCCATCCTTTTCTTTAATCAATCAATTGGGGGAAATAGTGACAGAAAAAAGCCTCGAGGGTAAAATTTACGTTACCGACTTCTTTTTCACTAGTTGCCCTGGTATTTGTCCTAAAATGACCACCAACATGAAATTGGTACAAGAAGCATTTTTAGAAGATGACAATGTAATGCTATTATCGCACTCTGTTACTCCCGTGATGGACAGTGTATCTGTATTGAAGTCCTACGCGGATAGAAATGACATTGATGCCAAAAAGTGGCAGTTGCTAACGGGCGATCGGCAAGTGATTTATGACCTTGGAAGGAAATCTTACTTTGTGGAAGAAGACCAAGGCTTAGAAAAAACTGAAGACGAGTTTCTACACACCGAAAACTTCGTACTTATTGATCAAAACAGACATATTCGCGGTATTTATAACGGTTTAAATAAGGTTTCAGTAGCACAATTGATTGCTGACATCAAGACGCTAAAGGAATCATTAGCCACCGAAAAATCTGAACAACCTTTCTAA
- a CDS encoding toxin-antitoxin system YwqK family antitoxin — MRSIRVLFGSIFLTAICAFGLKYNSVPKSHMVINKVSLELNAQKGLFLYNNEPFTGTALSLSTDSIAMESASFLKGKRHGQMVKFFVNGSKSYEANYKWGKLDGKVYSWWKNGQKRSESTFEEGVLNGVQKKWYQSGALFKETNLIGGKESGLQRAWRENGKLYVNYEAKNGRIYGLKRSTLCYQLNDEVISYED; from the coding sequence ATGCGATCAATTAGAGTATTATTTGGAAGTATTTTTCTGACGGCCATTTGCGCTTTCGGGCTCAAATATAACTCAGTGCCTAAAAGCCACATGGTTATCAATAAAGTGAGCCTTGAATTGAATGCTCAAAAAGGATTGTTTTTATATAATAACGAACCATTTACGGGTACCGCCCTATCATTATCGACAGATAGTATTGCTATGGAAAGCGCTAGTTTTCTAAAGGGTAAGCGGCATGGCCAAATGGTGAAGTTTTTTGTTAATGGATCGAAAAGTTACGAAGCCAATTACAAATGGGGCAAATTAGATGGCAAGGTCTACTCTTGGTGGAAAAATGGACAAAAACGATCTGAATCTACTTTTGAAGAAGGAGTTTTAAATGGGGTACAAAAGAAATGGTACCAATCTGGCGCACTCTTTAAAGAAACGAACTTGATTGGAGGTAAGGAATCAGGGTTGCAAAGGGCTTGGCGCGAAAATGGCAAGCTATACGTTAATTACGAGGCAAAAAATGGCAGAATTTACGGACTTAAACGGTCTACACTTTGCTATCAATTAAACGATGAAGTTATAAGTTATGAAGACTAA
- a CDS encoding YHYH protein, whose amino-acid sequence MKIKLGLSFLFLALLIWSCGNSDDTETDTDTDLDEEVELSAAFEEFDNDNLNIYLDGSQVVIETNGLPNHTSPYWSNTTARTAQNGNMTLTTPAASVNHALFVEPTVTSHEQMAPGNIDDFNGSYTLRVPANPTLASSSSATGLGAIGIAISGAVIYNDQEGPNVPLDDAAPSLDYSGAHTGPQSYHYHLEPKAWSSDDTALIGIISDGFFLYGRKCASNGTYPTDLDSSGGHTATTQFHSTAIYHYHTQNELYLNQYYILFPGDYQGTPNAIN is encoded by the coding sequence ATGAAAATTAAACTAGGACTCTCATTTTTATTTTTAGCCCTGCTCATATGGAGTTGCGGTAATAGTGACGATACCGAAACGGATACTGATACTGATTTGGATGAAGAAGTAGAATTATCTGCGGCTTTCGAAGAATTCGATAACGATAACTTAAACATATACCTAGATGGAAGTCAGGTTGTTATCGAAACCAATGGACTCCCAAATCATACATCACCCTACTGGTCGAATACCACCGCGAGAACTGCTCAAAATGGCAACATGACGCTGACCACTCCAGCAGCATCCGTAAATCATGCCTTATTTGTAGAGCCAACAGTGACTTCTCATGAACAAATGGCGCCCGGCAATATCGATGATTTCAACGGATCTTATACTTTACGGGTACCAGCCAACCCTACACTCGCAAGTTCCTCATCTGCCACTGGGCTTGGTGCTATTGGAATAGCCATAAGTGGAGCCGTTATTTATAATGATCAGGAAGGCCCTAATGTACCTTTAGATGACGCTGCTCCTTCACTGGACTATTCTGGTGCTCATACGGGTCCGCAGAGTTATCATTATCATTTAGAACCAAAAGCTTGGTCAAGTGATGACACGGCATTAATCGGGATAATCTCTGACGGCTTCTTTCTTTATGGTAGAAAATGCGCATCAAATGGTACCTACCCTACGGATTTAGATAGTTCTGGCGGACATACGGCAACGACCCAATTCCATAGTACGGCCATTTACCACTACCATACTCAAAATGAGTTGTATCTAAATCAGTACTACATTTTATTCCCAGGCGATTATCAAGGAACTCCCAATGCGATCAATTAG
- a CDS encoding ABC transporter permease — protein MFKHNLLISFRSFKRFKGTFLINLFGLASGLACTFLIYLWVSDEMNTDKFYENEDRIYQILSNRIDNGQIVTRTSMPGRLSEELMARFPEVEAASMVWTPEIFGTKGYVTLEEEQIRARPQYVNPAYIQVTSLPLVSGNTKTALKNESDVLISESLAIKLYGTTENLIGNTIDWNESRATTGVYMIAGVFKNLPKNSTLQFDLLLNVEVMMKAYKYMENWGNTNPDALVLLKEGASPDDFNKKIEKLIQSKVQKSKTTLFAQKFSERYLNGNYENGEVAGGRIAYVNLFSIVALIILVIACINFMNLSTAKAASRLKEIGVKKAIGAQRRTLIGQYFTESFLLTFLGVVIAFIIVNAILPQFNQATGKSLSVNLSLKELGFIGLIMLITGILAGSYPALYLSRLKTTESLKGKLVKNFSELMVRKGLVVFQFAVSVILIFSVLIISKQVDYIQKKNLGYDRNNVVKFDNTGIDDSAYEGFLASLETISGVISTASTGHDLTGDHGSTRLSWPGQDPDQNFQFINLEMSSGFIETMGIELIQGRTFERNRQNEEGKIIFNETAIKLMGLKDPIGKVIKLWGDEREIIGVVKDFHAESLYETIQPTLIQAYPILNSTIVKIQGGTIANTLGQIEDKFKEFSKGLPFEYKFLDTDYMAMYKSEQRISMLSKFFAAVAIIISCLGLLGLTIFTAERRTKEIGIRKVLGSGNWRIVRLLSMDFTKMVTLSLLIGLPTSYLMAERWLQGFAYGTKLTPMYSIFCGVFILAIAWFTVGFHTLKAARRNPVTTLRSE, from the coding sequence ATGTTCAAACACAACCTCTTAATCTCATTTAGAAGCTTTAAACGCTTTAAAGGTACATTCCTGATCAACTTATTCGGTTTGGCTAGTGGTTTAGCCTGCACCTTCTTAATCTATCTCTGGGTGTCCGATGAAATGAATACGGATAAATTCTACGAAAACGAAGACCGTATCTATCAAATCCTGAGTAATAGAATTGACAACGGACAAATTGTGACAAGGACTTCCATGCCAGGTCGATTGTCAGAGGAGTTAATGGCTCGTTTTCCAGAAGTAGAGGCTGCTTCCATGGTATGGACTCCCGAAATTTTTGGTACCAAAGGTTATGTTACTCTAGAAGAAGAGCAAATCAGAGCTAGGCCTCAATATGTAAATCCAGCGTATATCCAAGTCACCTCTTTGCCGTTAGTTTCTGGCAACACAAAAACGGCATTGAAAAACGAATCTGATGTGCTCATCTCAGAATCGCTTGCCATCAAACTTTATGGAACCACAGAAAACCTTATCGGAAATACGATCGATTGGAATGAAAGCCGAGCAACAACGGGTGTTTATATGATCGCAGGTGTTTTCAAAAACCTACCCAAGAACTCCACGCTACAATTTGACTTGTTGCTCAATGTAGAAGTCATGATGAAGGCTTACAAGTACATGGAGAATTGGGGCAATACCAATCCAGACGCCCTAGTCCTTTTGAAAGAAGGAGCGTCGCCAGATGATTTCAATAAAAAGATTGAAAAGCTGATCCAAAGCAAGGTTCAAAAGTCAAAAACGACACTCTTTGCTCAAAAATTCTCAGAAAGATATCTCAATGGTAATTACGAGAATGGCGAAGTTGCCGGCGGTAGAATTGCTTATGTAAATCTCTTCTCCATTGTTGCCCTAATCATACTGGTCATTGCTTGTATCAACTTCATGAACTTGAGCACGGCGAAAGCGGCAAGTCGTTTAAAAGAAATTGGCGTGAAAAAGGCGATCGGTGCTCAAAGAAGAACTCTCATCGGACAGTATTTTACTGAGTCATTTTTATTGACTTTTCTGGGAGTCGTCATTGCGTTTATTATCGTCAATGCCATACTTCCCCAATTCAATCAGGCCACTGGGAAGTCGCTCTCCGTTAATCTTTCCTTAAAAGAACTAGGGTTCATAGGCTTGATCATGTTAATCACCGGGATATTGGCAGGCAGTTACCCTGCACTATACTTATCTCGACTCAAAACAACTGAATCTCTGAAGGGCAAACTCGTAAAAAACTTTAGTGAATTAATGGTCCGAAAAGGACTAGTTGTCTTTCAATTCGCTGTTTCGGTAATCTTGATTTTCAGTGTTTTAATTATCTCTAAACAGGTAGACTACATACAAAAAAAGAACCTTGGATACGATCGAAATAACGTCGTTAAATTTGACAATACTGGCATTGATGATTCTGCCTACGAAGGTTTTTTGGCATCGTTAGAGACGATCTCTGGAGTGATCAGTACGGCTTCAACTGGTCATGATTTAACTGGCGATCACGGGTCGACGAGGCTGAGTTGGCCGGGACAAGATCCCGATCAAAATTTTCAGTTTATCAATCTAGAAATGAGTTCTGGCTTTATTGAAACCATGGGGATAGAACTCATCCAAGGTCGAACATTTGAGCGTAACCGACAGAATGAAGAAGGTAAAATCATCTTCAATGAAACGGCTATTAAATTAATGGGGCTGAAAGATCCAATCGGAAAAGTGATCAAACTTTGGGGCGATGAAAGGGAGATTATTGGTGTGGTCAAAGACTTTCACGCTGAATCGCTTTACGAAACCATCCAACCAACACTAATCCAAGCCTATCCCATCTTGAACAGTACTATTGTGAAAATTCAGGGCGGTACCATTGCAAACACCTTGGGTCAAATAGAAGATAAATTCAAGGAGTTCAGTAAGGGACTACCTTTCGAATATAAGTTTCTCGATACTGACTACATGGCCATGTATAAAAGCGAGCAACGTATTTCAATGCTTTCTAAATTCTTTGCTGCTGTTGCAATTATTATCTCTTGCCTTGGCCTATTGGGCCTAACAATCTTCACGGCAGAAAGGAGAACAAAAGAAATTGGTATTAGAAAAGTACTGGGCTCAGGAAATTGGAGAATCGTTCGGTTATTATCGATGGATTTCACCAAAATGGTAACTCTTTCGCTCTTGATCGGATTACCGACTAGCTACTTAATGGCTGAAAGGTGGCTTCAAGGCTTTGCCTATGGTACTAAACTAACACCGATGTATTCGATATTCTGTGGGGTATTCATTCTTGCAATCGCTTGGTTTACTGTGGGTTTCCATACATTGAAAGCAGCGCGCAGAAACCCAGTAACAACTTTAAGATCAGAATAA
- a CDS encoding ABC transporter permease, with translation MNKQFRNQGEGKPKPPRFAKWLLESFCSYDFLSTALWDLEELFDHNVKTKGLTTAKFLYLLETLSIITHLFFKGKSHYSTNKTAMFKHTLLLFFRNFKRYRSASLINLFGLSIGLASGLLIYLWVNHEISQGNFNEKDSDRHYQVLSSFVTGDGYETNTKGSTPNPLADAMNEEFPEVDYAIPVATNKFYRGTLAYGANKVDAMPQYIGSAYFNVFPLDFIAGDKSNALRNKNEIIISKKMALNLFASSQEALGKTVKFENEKGFDGTHIVSGVFEKPSHHRAEFDILFSYELFRDQEELMKWYNGGTQVHLVMTPGVDMDEFNEKIRSFLSTKTQSSLEILFAQRFADRYLYDQYADGRPVGGRIAYVRLFSLVAIFILFIACINYMNFSTAKADRRVKEIGLKKAIGAHRKNLILQHFGESILMSLLALAGALVLVFALLPKFNKVLNQEVTFELNPEIIFGFLTIALITGLISGIYPAIHLSGFKTVVALKGKLSSGFSSLWIRKGLVVFQFAISIILVVSVLVMYKQIEYIQTTDLGYDKDHIVTFPKDGKLKNDFDDFLTEVKKIPGVLKASHMRGVLPGRISYSQGYGWKGMDKSEDWRIRFYQIQGGYDLIELLGIKVIEGRTFSKDFATDKDALILNQAALDIIKYDRPIGEQFYANRRMHKIIGVVEDFHYQSLRESIAPFIFSLNDGGDNFLVKMQAGLEKETLENVQELYESFNPGHLFEFNFMDENYQAVYVSEKRINTLAKYFAIVAITISCLGLLALTSFSAQRRTKEIAIRKVLGSSGLGIIYLLSREFALLVLTSILVALPVGYYLMQNWLETFAYRISLKPVHFVLTSILMLVLAWLTVAIQTARSTSVNISESLRNEG, from the coding sequence GTGAATAAGCAATTCAGAAACCAAGGGGAGGGTAAGCCGAAACCTCCCCGATTTGCCAAGTGGTTATTAGAGAGCTTCTGCTCTTATGATTTCCTATCGACCGCCCTTTGGGACTTGGAGGAATTATTTGATCACAATGTGAAAACCAAAGGCCTAACAACAGCCAAGTTTCTCTATCTGCTAGAGACTCTTAGCATTATAACTCACCTTTTCTTCAAAGGAAAAAGTCACTACTCAACTAACAAAACAGCCATGTTCAAACATACCCTCCTACTATTTTTCAGAAACTTCAAACGCTATCGCAGTGCTTCGCTGATCAATCTATTTGGTCTTTCTATAGGTCTAGCTAGTGGATTACTAATCTATTTATGGGTGAATCACGAAATAAGCCAGGGTAACTTCAATGAAAAAGATAGCGACAGACACTATCAAGTTTTATCTAGTTTCGTCACGGGAGATGGTTACGAAACCAATACGAAAGGTAGCACACCTAACCCGCTGGCAGATGCCATGAACGAAGAATTTCCTGAAGTAGATTATGCTATTCCTGTTGCAACAAACAAATTCTATCGAGGAACTTTAGCCTATGGAGCAAATAAAGTGGATGCAATGCCGCAATACATCGGATCTGCCTATTTCAATGTATTTCCACTAGACTTTATCGCAGGCGATAAGTCAAATGCCTTAAGGAATAAAAATGAGATCATTATCTCAAAAAAGATGGCACTCAACCTATTCGCATCAAGCCAAGAAGCACTAGGCAAGACTGTGAAATTTGAAAACGAGAAAGGCTTTGATGGAACCCATATTGTTTCTGGTGTTTTTGAAAAACCAAGTCATCATAGAGCTGAATTTGATATTCTTTTCAGCTATGAACTTTTTAGAGATCAGGAAGAACTAATGAAATGGTACAATGGAGGAACTCAAGTTCATTTGGTGATGACTCCAGGTGTAGACATGGACGAGTTCAATGAGAAAATCAGATCATTTTTGTCCACTAAGACTCAGAGTTCACTAGAGATTCTATTCGCCCAAAGATTTGCTGACCGATACCTATATGATCAATATGCAGACGGTCGGCCCGTCGGAGGGCGTATCGCTTACGTTAGACTGTTTTCTCTTGTGGCTATTTTTATTCTTTTTATCGCCTGCATCAATTACATGAACTTCTCCACAGCCAAAGCTGACAGAAGAGTCAAAGAGATCGGGTTGAAAAAGGCTATAGGTGCCCACCGAAAAAATCTGATTCTCCAACATTTTGGAGAGTCGATTTTGATGTCTCTATTGGCCCTTGCAGGTGCTTTGGTTCTGGTGTTTGCGCTGCTGCCTAAATTCAATAAAGTACTCAATCAAGAAGTGACTTTTGAGCTTAATCCTGAAATCATTTTTGGATTTCTCACCATCGCTTTGATCACTGGACTCATTTCGGGAATTTACCCTGCCATTCACTTATCTGGATTCAAAACTGTTGTCGCTTTGAAAGGAAAACTATCAAGTGGATTCAGTAGCCTATGGATCAGAAAAGGTCTAGTGGTATTCCAGTTCGCTATTTCAATAATCTTAGTGGTTTCGGTACTTGTGATGTACAAACAAATCGAATACATACAGACCACCGACTTAGGTTATGATAAAGACCACATTGTCACCTTCCCCAAAGATGGTAAGCTTAAAAACGATTTTGACGATTTCCTGACAGAAGTAAAAAAGATCCCTGGAGTTCTTAAAGCCTCTCATATGAGAGGTGTGTTACCAGGAAGAATTTCTTATTCACAAGGATACGGTTGGAAGGGAATGGATAAGTCAGAAGATTGGAGAATTCGGTTCTATCAAATTCAAGGAGGTTACGACCTAATCGAGCTTTTAGGAATAAAAGTCATTGAAGGGCGAACTTTCTCAAAAGACTTTGCTACCGACAAAGACGCCTTAATCCTCAACCAAGCCGCATTAGACATTATCAAATATGATCGCCCTATTGGTGAGCAATTTTATGCCAATAGAAGAATGCATAAAATCATAGGCGTTGTAGAAGATTTTCACTACCAGTCGCTAAGAGAAAGCATCGCTCCCTTCATATTTTCATTGAATGATGGCGGAGACAACTTTTTAGTAAAAATGCAGGCAGGTTTAGAAAAAGAAACGCTTGAGAATGTTCAGGAATTATACGAGTCTTTTAATCCAGGACATCTTTTTGAATTCAATTTTATGGACGAAAACTATCAGGCTGTTTATGTATCTGAAAAGCGCATTAATACACTTGCAAAGTATTTCGCTATAGTTGCCATAACCATATCGTGTCTGGGACTATTGGCGTTAACTTCTTTCAGTGCTCAAAGAAGAACTAAGGAAATAGCCATCAGAAAAGTTTTAGGCTCAAGTGGACTAGGAATCATCTACCTTCTCTCCCGCGAGTTCGCATTACTAGTTCTGACCTCTATTCTGGTTGCTTTACCTGTCGGCTATTATCTGATGCAAAACTGGCTTGAAACCTTTGCCTATAGAATAAGTCTGAAACCTGTACACTTCGTTTTAACAAGTATACTGATGTTGGTTCTAGCCTGGCTAACTGTGGCTATACAAACCGCTCGGTCAACCAGTGTCAACATTTCAGAAAGCTTAAGAAACGAAGGATAG